In Microbacterium esteraromaticum, the following proteins share a genomic window:
- a CDS encoding ABC transporter substrate-binding protein: protein MRIRTTLATGLAAVTALALAGCTGGAAPAPGDGGAVDTKGELSGEIQFQTWSLKNEKFTPYFEALIKDFEKEHPKVKVEWLDQPGDGYQDKILSQANSNTLPDVLNLPPDIAFPLVKAGKLLDLDEADPELEDKYNEGGWDAYSNFTGVDGTYGLPWYLGSDESWWNMKQLGEVGVKEADLPTSTDAWLELAKKVAADSNGKVKLVSSMPGLDTFVSADIDIMDDDGTFIFNTPEAVEIVQQYADAYKAGAMPPESLTGSYGGNAEMYLQEKVAYSTGGSGFAGDLRTKAPSLLETTVATPRPGIPPLFVQGVNVAADSDNKAAALAFAEFVTNQKNQVEFVKIAVGFAPGTAEGADEVVSAVEGDLDPAQAQAMKVMFDAIPNAEATPFQWTGGMTDYLNQQMALAIRGDAPAKETLDKIVKYANDNRIDQ from the coding sequence ATGAGGATCAGAACGACTCTCGCTACCGGACTCGCCGCGGTGACCGCGCTGGCCCTCGCGGGCTGCACGGGCGGCGCCGCTCCCGCACCAGGAGACGGCGGAGCGGTCGACACGAAGGGCGAGCTGAGCGGCGAGATCCAGTTCCAGACCTGGTCGCTGAAGAACGAGAAGTTCACGCCGTACTTCGAGGCGCTGATCAAGGACTTCGAGAAGGAGCACCCCAAGGTCAAGGTCGAGTGGCTCGACCAGCCCGGCGACGGCTATCAGGACAAGATCCTCAGCCAGGCGAACTCGAACACGCTGCCCGACGTGCTCAACCTGCCGCCCGACATCGCGTTCCCGCTGGTCAAGGCCGGCAAGCTGCTCGACCTCGACGAGGCCGATCCCGAGCTCGAAGACAAGTACAACGAGGGTGGCTGGGACGCGTACAGCAACTTCACCGGCGTCGACGGCACCTACGGCCTGCCCTGGTACCTCGGCAGCGATGAGTCGTGGTGGAACATGAAGCAGCTCGGCGAGGTCGGAGTGAAGGAAGCCGATCTGCCCACCTCGACCGACGCATGGCTCGAGCTCGCCAAGAAGGTCGCCGCCGACTCGAATGGCAAGGTCAAGCTCGTCTCGTCGATGCCCGGGCTCGACACCTTCGTGTCTGCCGACATCGACATCATGGACGACGACGGCACGTTCATCTTCAACACCCCCGAGGCGGTCGAGATCGTGCAGCAGTACGCCGACGCGTACAAGGCCGGTGCCATGCCGCCCGAGTCGCTGACCGGCAGCTACGGCGGCAACGCCGAGATGTACCTGCAGGAGAAGGTCGCGTACTCGACCGGAGGCTCTGGTTTCGCCGGCGACCTGCGCACCAAGGCTCCGTCGCTGCTCGAGACCACTGTCGCGACGCCGCGCCCCGGCATCCCGCCGCTGTTCGTGCAGGGCGTGAACGTCGCCGCCGACTCCGACAACAAGGCCGCCGCTCTCGCGTTCGCCGAGTTCGTCACCAACCAGAAGAACCAGGTCGAGTTCGTGAAGATCGCGGTCGGCTTCGCACCCGGCACTGCAGAGGGCGCCGATGAGGTCGTCAGCGCCGTCGAGGGTGACCTCGACCCGGCGCAGGCGCAGGCGATGAAGGTCATGTTCGACGCGATCCCGAACGCCGAGGCGACGCCGTTCCAGTGGACCGGCGGCATGACCGACTACCTCAACCAGCAGATGGCGCTCGCGATCCGCGGCGACGCTCCGGCCAAGGAGACGCTCGACAAGATCGTCAAGTACGCCAACGACAACCGCATCGATCAGTGA
- a CDS encoding glycoside hydrolase 5 family protein, with protein sequence MSAPSPAAPLRFGANYTPSTNWMHSWLSLNLDDVRRDFDGLARLGLDHVRIFPLWTVLQPNRSLIRAEAVADVRAVVDAGAEFGLDVSVDVIQGHLSSFDFIPSWLYTWHDKNMFTHPDALSGQVALVERLGEALDGAKNFLGFTTGNETNQFSASVHPSPWPVTTAEAANWITTLLDAADRTAPGREHVHSEYDAAWYLDGHGFTPALAARLGAMTTVHSWIFNGTAQRYGGRSQASDRHAEYMIEVSRAFATDPHRSTWLQEVGAPSNCLADDETPGFLEATVRNAARTENLWGVTWWCSHDVSRSLVDFPELEYSLGLIDQSGAAKPIGRRYAEIIPELRERGPHVPRSVGIVIEVDADDTPVSRGALAPGGPIFAAWVQACESGVDAAFVTSRTAADAAALASRGITELVHPDLSKPVATYSSNNTVV encoded by the coding sequence ATGTCCGCGCCATCCCCCGCCGCGCCCCTTCGCTTCGGCGCGAACTACACGCCGTCGACGAACTGGATGCATTCCTGGCTCTCGCTGAACCTCGACGACGTGCGTCGCGACTTCGACGGGCTCGCCCGCCTCGGGCTCGACCACGTGCGCATCTTCCCGCTCTGGACGGTGCTGCAGCCCAACCGCTCGCTGATCCGCGCCGAGGCCGTCGCCGACGTGCGCGCGGTCGTCGATGCGGGGGCCGAGTTCGGTCTCGATGTGAGCGTCGACGTCATCCAGGGACACCTGTCGAGCTTCGACTTCATCCCCTCGTGGCTCTACACGTGGCACGACAAGAACATGTTCACGCACCCCGACGCGCTCAGCGGCCAGGTGGCGCTGGTCGAGCGTCTGGGCGAGGCGCTCGACGGGGCGAAGAACTTCCTCGGGTTCACGACGGGCAACGAGACCAACCAGTTCTCGGCATCCGTGCATCCCTCCCCGTGGCCGGTGACGACCGCCGAGGCGGCGAACTGGATCACCACCCTCCTCGATGCGGCCGACCGCACCGCCCCCGGCCGCGAGCACGTGCACAGCGAGTACGACGCCGCCTGGTACCTCGACGGCCACGGCTTCACCCCGGCCCTCGCCGCGCGCCTGGGCGCGATGACGACCGTGCACTCGTGGATCTTCAACGGCACCGCGCAGCGCTATGGCGGCAGATCACAGGCATCCGACCGCCATGCCGAGTACATGATCGAGGTGTCGCGCGCGTTCGCGACCGACCCTCACCGCAGCACCTGGCTGCAGGAGGTCGGCGCCCCGTCGAACTGCCTCGCCGACGACGAGACGCCCGGGTTCCTCGAAGCGACCGTGCGCAACGCCGCCCGCACCGAGAACCTGTGGGGCGTCACCTGGTGGTGCTCGCACGACGTCAGCCGCAGCCTCGTCGACTTCCCCGAGCTGGAGTACTCGCTCGGCCTGATCGACCAGTCGGGCGCAGCCAAGCCCATCGGCCGGCGATACGCCGAGATCATCCCCGAGCTGCGCGAGCGCGGCCCCCACGTGCCTCGATCGGTGGGGATCGTGATCGAGGTCGACGCCGACGACACTCCCGTCAGCCGCGGAGCTCTCGCACCAGGCGGACCGATCTTCGCTGCGTGGGTGCAGGCGTGCGAGAGCGGGGTGGATGCCGCGTTCGTCACGTCGAGGACCGCGGCGGATGCTGCAGCACTGGCCTCACGCGGGATCACGGAGCTCGTGCATCCCGACCTGTCGAAGCCCGTCGCAACCTACTCGTCGAACAACACCGTCGTCTGA
- a CDS encoding glycoside hydrolase domain-containing protein: MTSAELRRADGPADPPSSRPLAGVLGGQVHAFRFDPAAGVQRVPLPGAFEVAPDAVLHWAFYADGPDAVHAPHSALAVTVDVVFERAAGTPEERLSEHPMVRDRYGFGLTAEAQFAAAWSMPEQWNADSVSLEPWAGWVARVEVVLGAPALAAGSDDGEQIVEGFVELVLGSTTDALAPPTVSGRDLTAADRVDTRRGSHSGDRFSRGNTIPITAVPHGFCFLTPATQVADTRWPYRWSVHDDARGRPLAALQFSHQPSPWIGDRGVLQLRPFVGAADDAGHVLLRIAPGTEHARPHVYRAELVGGGMAEMTATSHGGAFRLLADDPRTTVGFAVGSPDGEGRVTIHPDGTFDGWTPEGSADWGNPPRAYFAGSVVGGQAAAELTETGASAVLSAAGGLELRVAQSFLSIEQARRALAEELPPARGFDSLRDDLRDEWNTLLGAVEIPDLDPEDRPFRGLADDEAQAQIASALYRLHLYPNTTAENVGSPEQPRLQFADPTVPAAEHGEDATGAPIADGELFVNNGYWDTYRTAWPALALFDAPRAGRMLDGLLQQAARGGWMARWSAPGYVDSMVGTSSDQIFADAERWGISFDERAAFETAWRNACEPSDDPRKGRKGIARGRFAGYVSRDVPEGMSWSLENAMSDAGIARFARRLAGVESLTRSPGGPNTGTSCDSNTDSARYAAYARYFGNRALSYRVLFDPASGFFRGRDRSGRFADEFDPRVWGGDNVETNAWGMSVSAVHDGAGLAALHGGRAPLRAHLDRLFAEPETGDEAFGGSYGTVIHEQREARAQRSGMCAISNQPAHHIPWMHVHGDRPWQAGALANELAGRLFAGAMIGQGFPGDEDNGEMSMWWLWAAVGLYPLELASGELRLGCPLFDDITLRRADGSRLRVVSHRPDPDARYLASATLDAAPLENATLSVDALRGDRLLELFFTADPGEAARSGLWDADAQAAERHPDLTAAHGEPLDAAHAALFDDAGAEALAVTDAGWAFDAPRTVTDVTLTAGDPMVDGHWVWQASDDGRTWRDIATTHREPLPADRTTPFTFAEPVTARMLRVHATASALTLRQIELFDLASPPEFEEADRKE; encoded by the coding sequence ATGACCTCGGCCGAGCTGAGGAGGGCGGACGGTCCTGCGGACCCGCCGTCATCCCGGCCTCTCGCCGGCGTGCTCGGCGGGCAGGTGCACGCGTTCCGCTTCGACCCCGCCGCCGGTGTGCAGCGGGTGCCGCTGCCCGGCGCGTTCGAGGTGGCTCCGGATGCCGTGCTGCACTGGGCGTTCTACGCGGATGGTCCCGATGCCGTGCACGCCCCGCACTCGGCGCTCGCCGTGACCGTCGACGTCGTGTTCGAGCGCGCGGCCGGCACGCCGGAGGAGCGTCTCAGCGAGCATCCGATGGTGCGCGATCGCTACGGCTTCGGCCTGACGGCCGAGGCGCAGTTCGCGGCGGCGTGGTCGATGCCCGAGCAGTGGAACGCCGATTCGGTGTCGCTCGAGCCTTGGGCGGGGTGGGTCGCTCGCGTCGAGGTGGTGCTGGGCGCACCGGCGCTCGCCGCAGGCTCCGACGACGGCGAGCAGATCGTGGAGGGCTTCGTCGAGCTCGTGCTGGGCAGCACGACGGATGCCCTGGCGCCCCCGACCGTGTCCGGCCGCGACCTCACGGCGGCCGATCGCGTCGACACCCGCCGCGGCAGCCACTCGGGCGATCGCTTCTCGCGGGGAAACACGATCCCGATCACCGCCGTGCCGCACGGCTTCTGCTTCCTCACCCCCGCCACGCAGGTGGCCGACACCCGGTGGCCGTACCGCTGGTCGGTGCACGACGACGCCCGCGGGCGGCCGCTCGCCGCGCTGCAGTTCTCCCATCAGCCGAGCCCCTGGATCGGCGACCGCGGCGTGCTGCAGCTGCGGCCGTTCGTGGGCGCGGCCGACGACGCGGGCCACGTGCTGCTGCGCATCGCCCCCGGCACCGAGCACGCCCGGCCGCACGTGTATCGGGCCGAGCTTGTCGGCGGCGGCATGGCCGAGATGACCGCGACATCGCACGGCGGCGCGTTCCGGCTGCTCGCCGACGACCCGCGCACCACCGTCGGCTTCGCGGTGGGGTCGCCCGACGGTGAGGGCCGCGTCACCATCCACCCCGACGGAACCTTCGACGGCTGGACGCCCGAGGGCTCCGCCGATTGGGGCAACCCGCCCCGCGCGTACTTCGCGGGCAGCGTCGTCGGCGGGCAAGCCGCCGCTGAGCTGACCGAGACCGGAGCATCCGCTGTGCTGAGCGCGGCCGGTGGCCTCGAGCTGCGCGTCGCGCAGTCGTTCCTCTCGATCGAGCAGGCCCGGCGGGCGCTGGCCGAGGAGCTGCCGCCGGCACGGGGATTCGACAGCCTGCGCGACGATCTGCGCGATGAGTGGAACACGCTGCTCGGCGCCGTCGAGATCCCCGACCTCGACCCCGAGGATCGGCCGTTCCGCGGCCTCGCCGATGATGAGGCCCAGGCGCAGATCGCCTCTGCGCTGTATCGCCTGCACCTGTACCCGAACACGACCGCCGAGAACGTCGGCTCGCCCGAGCAGCCTCGGCTGCAGTTCGCCGATCCGACCGTGCCGGCCGCCGAACATGGCGAAGACGCGACCGGTGCACCGATCGCCGACGGCGAGCTGTTCGTGAACAACGGTTACTGGGACACCTATCGCACCGCCTGGCCGGCGCTAGCGCTGTTCGACGCCCCGCGGGCCGGACGCATGCTCGACGGTCTGCTGCAGCAGGCGGCACGCGGCGGATGGATGGCACGGTGGAGCGCGCCCGGCTACGTCGACTCGATGGTCGGCACCTCCAGCGACCAGATCTTCGCCGACGCCGAGCGGTGGGGCATCTCGTTCGACGAGCGGGCCGCGTTCGAGACGGCCTGGCGCAACGCCTGCGAGCCGAGCGACGACCCCCGCAAGGGCCGCAAGGGCATCGCCCGCGGACGGTTCGCCGGCTACGTCAGCCGTGACGTGCCCGAGGGCATGAGCTGGAGCCTCGAGAACGCGATGTCCGACGCGGGCATCGCACGCTTCGCGCGCCGGCTCGCCGGTGTCGAATCGCTCACCCGGTCGCCCGGCGGGCCGAATACCGGCACGTCCTGCGATTCGAACACCGACAGTGCCCGCTACGCCGCCTACGCACGCTACTTCGGCAACAGGGCGCTGTCGTACCGCGTGCTGTTCGACCCGGCATCCGGATTCTTCCGCGGCCGCGACCGCTCCGGCCGATTCGCCGACGAGTTCGACCCGCGCGTCTGGGGCGGCGACAACGTCGAGACCAACGCATGGGGAATGTCGGTCAGCGCCGTGCACGACGGCGCAGGCCTCGCGGCTCTGCACGGCGGCCGCGCGCCTCTGCGCGCGCACCTCGACCGCCTCTTCGCCGAGCCCGAGACGGGTGACGAGGCCTTCGGTGGCAGCTACGGCACCGTGATCCATGAGCAGCGCGAGGCACGCGCCCAGCGCAGCGGCATGTGCGCGATCTCGAACCAGCCCGCGCATCACATCCCGTGGATGCACGTGCACGGCGACCGCCCGTGGCAGGCAGGCGCCCTCGCGAACGAGCTCGCCGGACGCCTGTTCGCGGGCGCCATGATCGGTCAGGGCTTTCCGGGCGACGAAGACAACGGCGAGATGAGCATGTGGTGGCTGTGGGCCGCCGTCGGGCTGTATCCGCTCGAGCTCGCCTCCGGCGAGCTGCGCCTCGGCTGCCCGCTGTTCGACGACATCACCCTGCGCCGAGCCGACGGCTCGCGTCTGCGGGTCGTGTCGCATCGCCCGGATCCGGATGCCCGATACCTGGCGTCCGCGACCCTCGACGCCGCACCGCTCGAGAACGCGACGCTCTCGGTCGACGCCCTCCGCGGCGATCGCCTGCTCGAGCTGTTCTTCACCGCCGACCCCGGTGAGGCGGCGCGAAGCGGGCTGTGGGATGCCGACGCGCAGGCGGCGGAACGGCATCCGGATCTCACCGCCGCTCACGGCGAGCCGCTCGACGCAGCCCACGCGGCGCTGTTCGACGATGCCGGTGCCGAGGCGCTCGCCGTCACCGACGCCGGCTGGGCCTTCGATGCGCCGCGCACCGTCACCGACGTCACCCTCACCGCCGGCGACCCCATGGTCGACGGCCACTGGGTCTGGCAGGCAAGCGACGACGGCCGCACGTGGCGCGACATCGCGACCACGCATCGCGAGCCGCTGCCCGCCGACCGCACCACCCCCTTCACGTTCGCGGAACCCGTCACCGCCCGAATGCTGAGGGTGCACGCCACGGCGAGCGCCCTCACCCTGCGTCAGATCGAGCTGTTCGATCTGGCATCCCCACCGGAATTCGAAGAAGCAGATCGGAAGGAATGA
- a CDS encoding LacI family DNA-binding transcriptional regulator encodes MPRSKRVTIADIARQAGVSPGAVSFALNGRPGVSEETRQRILAIADQHDWRPSSTARALVGAHAGVIGFAVNRPARTLGTEAFFTDLIAGVQSSLAARRIGMQLVVVPTLEEELDTYRRWRRANQVDGVLVLDPRVDDPRPELLRTLGLPSITIGGQPSPDGEHATLWLDDSAAAETVFGYLARLGHRHIVYISGAAAHEHVRLRRGVLDAMSARGVRGEVVETDYSPSQVSTVMRSLLSRAELPTAVVFDNDMMAIAGLRVTQEMGVRVPGELSLASFDDSIVTGLVHPSITCLTRDTFLLGERAADFLLEQLDASEVLPDRMGPVPTLTVRESTGRPQG; translated from the coding sequence ATGCCACGGTCCAAGCGTGTCACCATCGCGGACATCGCGAGGCAGGCGGGTGTGTCTCCTGGCGCGGTGTCCTTCGCCCTCAACGGGCGTCCGGGTGTGAGCGAAGAGACCAGGCAGCGCATCCTCGCGATCGCCGACCAGCACGACTGGCGCCCGAGCTCGACTGCGCGCGCCCTCGTCGGTGCACACGCCGGGGTCATCGGCTTCGCCGTCAACCGTCCGGCGCGCACCCTCGGCACAGAGGCGTTCTTCACAGATCTCATCGCCGGCGTGCAGTCGTCGCTCGCGGCCCGGCGCATCGGTATGCAGCTGGTCGTCGTACCCACGCTCGAGGAGGAGCTCGACACGTACCGCCGGTGGCGGAGGGCGAATCAGGTCGACGGCGTGCTCGTGCTCGATCCGCGCGTCGACGACCCGCGCCCCGAACTGCTGCGCACGCTGGGTCTGCCGTCGATCACCATCGGCGGACAGCCGTCGCCCGACGGCGAGCACGCGACGCTCTGGCTCGACGACTCGGCTGCCGCCGAGACGGTGTTCGGGTATCTCGCCCGCCTCGGCCATCGGCACATTGTCTACATCTCCGGTGCGGCCGCGCACGAGCACGTGCGCCTGCGCCGGGGAGTGCTCGACGCGATGTCCGCGCGCGGAGTGCGCGGCGAAGTCGTCGAGACCGACTACTCGCCTTCGCAGGTCTCGACCGTCATGCGCTCGCTGCTGAGCCGGGCCGAGCTGCCCACCGCCGTCGTGTTCGACAACGACATGATGGCGATCGCAGGCCTCCGGGTCACGCAGGAGATGGGCGTGCGGGTGCCCGGCGAGCTGTCGCTGGCGTCGTTCGACGACTCGATCGTCACCGGCCTCGTGCATCCCTCGATAACCTGTCTCACGCGAGACACGTTCCTGCTGGGGGAGCGGGCGGCCGACTTCCTGCTCGAGCAGCTCGACGCCTCCGAGGTGCTGCCCGACCGCATGGGCCCCGTGCCGACGCTGACGGTGCGCGAGAGCACCGGTCGCCCTCAGGGTTGA
- a CDS encoding carbohydrate ABC transporter permease produces MSVLQDLPASPEQTQPQQLRPDRRFRRKGSGDFSKPTIGGLIGRYVLLTMVLLLVIGPFVWQLSTSFKGPADDLYTFPPNFIPTDPTIENYIKVTDLIPVYTYAWHSLLVAVGSVITNVVLSLFGGYALACMKFRGKYIALGILVSTMLLPGEVTVTANLLTINSLGLANSLWGVFLPGAIGAMNVLLIATACRMIPQDVLDAATVDGATTWQRIRHIVWPNVKGMASVVAIFTFIGQWDDYLWPLMVLTDPSKYTLTVGMAYLNGNFSPDPRMIAAGTMVALIPIIVLFSVMQRFFFQGVQEGAVKG; encoded by the coding sequence ATGAGCGTCCTGCAGGATCTCCCCGCGTCCCCCGAGCAGACCCAGCCCCAGCAGCTGCGCCCGGACCGCCGGTTCCGCCGGAAGGGGTCGGGCGACTTCAGCAAGCCCACCATCGGCGGCCTGATCGGCCGGTACGTGCTGCTCACCATGGTCCTGCTGCTCGTCATCGGACCGTTCGTCTGGCAGCTGTCGACCTCGTTCAAGGGTCCGGCCGACGACCTCTACACCTTCCCGCCGAACTTCATCCCCACCGACCCGACCATCGAGAACTACATCAAGGTCACCGACCTGATCCCGGTGTACACCTACGCCTGGCACTCGCTGCTCGTCGCTGTCGGCTCGGTCATCACCAACGTTGTGCTCTCGCTGTTCGGCGGATACGCCCTCGCGTGCATGAAGTTCCGCGGCAAGTACATCGCCCTGGGCATCCTGGTCTCGACCATGCTGCTGCCCGGTGAGGTGACCGTGACGGCCAACCTGCTCACGATCAACTCGCTCGGCCTCGCCAACTCGCTGTGGGGCGTCTTCCTGCCGGGCGCGATCGGCGCGATGAACGTGCTGCTGATCGCCACCGCCTGCCGCATGATCCCGCAGGACGTGCTCGACGCCGCAACCGTCGACGGCGCCACCACCTGGCAGCGCATCCGGCACATCGTCTGGCCCAACGTGAAGGGCATGGCGAGCGTCGTCGCGATCTTCACCTTCATCGGCCAGTGGGACGACTACCTGTGGCCGCTGATGGTGCTCACCGACCCGAGCAAGTACACGCTGACAGTCGGCATGGCGTACCTGAACGGCAACTTCTCGCCCGACCCGCGCATGATCGCGGCGGGCACCATGGTCGCCCTGATTCCGATCATCGTGCTGTTCTCCGTCATGCAGCGCTTCTTCTTCCAGGGAGTGCAAGAGGGAGCGGTCAAGGGATGA
- a CDS encoding carbohydrate ABC transporter permease: MKSHRWFTPWLLLAPAVIWVLVFSLWPFLNTVVLSFTDARPLQPVQPVGFEHYERLLTDEQFRYALVTCLIYVVVCVPLLTILPLLLALLVEKNIPGIALFRTTYYFPVIASVVVVALIWGWLFDSRGIINEGLQWMGVTDQPVAFLVDRWWMLGVSILLTVWKGLGYYMVVYLAALGNVGKDLHEAAMLDGAGSFRRFVSVTIPSVRGAMLLISVLVAVSAMRVFTELDVLSNGTGGPGGYNMSIVMLIRQVGSGLNGNLGYAAAISVALFLLTLIPLVAIALMNREKKAKVPA, translated from the coding sequence ATGAAGTCGCACAGGTGGTTCACACCCTGGCTGCTCCTGGCGCCCGCCGTCATCTGGGTGCTGGTGTTCTCGCTCTGGCCGTTCCTCAACACGGTCGTGCTCAGCTTCACCGACGCGCGGCCCCTGCAACCCGTGCAGCCGGTGGGGTTCGAGCACTACGAGCGCCTGCTGACCGACGAGCAGTTCCGCTACGCGCTGGTCACGTGCCTCATCTACGTGGTCGTCTGCGTGCCGCTGCTGACGATCCTGCCGCTGCTGCTCGCCCTGCTGGTCGAGAAGAACATCCCCGGGATCGCGCTCTTCCGCACGACGTACTACTTCCCGGTGATCGCTTCGGTCGTGGTCGTCGCGCTCATCTGGGGGTGGCTGTTCGACAGCCGCGGCATCATCAACGAGGGCCTGCAGTGGATGGGCGTCACAGACCAGCCCGTCGCCTTCCTGGTCGACCGGTGGTGGATGCTCGGCGTCTCGATCCTGCTCACCGTATGGAAGGGCCTCGGCTACTACATGGTCGTGTACCTCGCCGCGCTCGGCAACGTCGGCAAGGATCTGCACGAGGCGGCCATGCTCGACGGGGCCGGCAGCTTCCGCCGCTTCGTCAGCGTCACCATCCCGAGCGTGCGGGGCGCGATGCTGCTGATCTCGGTGCTCGTCGCCGTCTCGGCGATGCGCGTGTTCACCGAGCTCGACGTGCTCTCGAACGGCACGGGAGGCCCCGGCGGCTACAACATGTCGATCGTCATGCTGATCCGCCAGGTCGGCTCGGGCCTGAACGGCAACCTCGGCTACGCCGCCGCGATCAGCGTCGCCCTGTTCCTGCTGACGCTGATCCCGCTGGTCGCGATCGCCCTGATGAACCGCGAGAAGAAGGCGAAGGTGCCGGCATGA